A part of Tessaracoccus timonensis genomic DNA contains:
- a CDS encoding OmpA family protein, which translates to MSSGRSWAPVAGVAAALAGALLAGSAWVVSSAESQLTRRAAAELANADVHADVSYSGFDATLTNLADAATADTAHTVVSGVSGTRVVQVEDHQPPGSSQPSEEASPAAPESPSTTPPPVTNDASPTPATPSTSAEPPSYPNLMFEGASASVRSEDETVLRELAEYLTAHPDVMVTLTGYTDNGQDEAGRRALSDARASAAQEVLLDAGVDEARITTVAGGDANPVAPNDTPDGRQLNRRVEITFQEG; encoded by the coding sequence GTGAGCAGCGGTAGATCATGGGCTCCGGTGGCTGGCGTCGCCGCGGCCTTGGCCGGAGCTCTATTGGCCGGATCAGCGTGGGTCGTTTCGTCGGCTGAGTCTCAACTCACCCGGCGTGCCGCCGCTGAATTGGCCAACGCCGATGTGCACGCGGACGTTTCCTATTCGGGCTTCGACGCGACGCTGACGAACCTTGCCGATGCGGCGACGGCGGACACAGCCCACACGGTGGTTTCGGGTGTGAGTGGCACGCGAGTGGTCCAAGTCGAGGATCATCAACCTCCGGGCTCCTCCCAGCCAAGCGAGGAAGCGAGCCCGGCGGCGCCTGAGTCGCCATCCACGACACCACCCCCGGTGACGAACGACGCCTCCCCCACCCCTGCCACTCCATCGACCTCGGCCGAACCACCTTCCTACCCCAACCTGATGTTCGAAGGGGCGAGCGCCTCCGTGCGCTCGGAAGACGAGACGGTGCTGCGGGAGTTGGCCGAATATTTGACCGCGCACCCTGACGTCATGGTCACGCTCACGGGATACACCGACAATGGCCAAGACGAGGCGGGCCGACGCGCGCTTTCCGACGCACGAGCCTCCGCCGCCCAAGAGGTGCTGCTGGACGCCGGTGTCGATGAAGCCCGCATCACCACGGTCGCAGGCGGGGATGCAAACCCCGTCGCCCCAAACGACACCCCGGACGGGCGTCAGCTCAACCGTCGGGTCGAAATCACCTTCCAGGAAGGATGA